The DNA region CGACGCCGTCGCTTTCGTGGTCGCCGAGACCGTCGCGCAGGCGCAGGACGCGGCCGAGATGGTCGTCGTCGACTATGACGAGCTGCCCGCGGTTGTCTCCACCGCCGAGGCGCCCAAGCCCGGCACGCCGAAGGTGTGGGCGGATGCGCCCGATAACATCTGCTTCGTCGAGCTGATCGGCGACAAGGCCGCGACCGATGCCGCCTTCGCCAACGCTGCGCATGTCGTCAAAGGCGAGTTCGTGATCAACCGCGTCACCGCCGCGACGATGGAGCCGCGCGGCGCGGCGGGCCACTACAATGCCGCGGACGGGCGCTACACCTTCTACGGCCCGATGCAGCGGCCGCATCCGACGCGCACCGAGCTCGCCCAGGTGATGCGCGTGCCGGAGAGCAAGATCCGCATCGTCACCGGCGATACCGGCGGCTCGTTCGGCATGAAGTCGCCGATCTTTAACGAGACGCCGCTGGTGCTGCTGGCCTCGAAGCTCACCGGCCGGCCGGTGAAGTGGATTTCGACGCGCACGGAAGCATTCCTGTCCGACGCGCAGGCGCGCGACAACATCACGACGGCCGAGCTCGCGCTCGACAAAGACGGCATGTTCCTCGGACTGCGCGTGCAGACCATCGCCGCGATCGGCGCCTATCTGCAGACCGCGACGCCGGCCTTCGTGCTCAATGCCGGGACATTGGCCGGCGTCTATCGCACGCCGGCGATCCACGTCGACATCACCGCCGTCTACACGCACACCAATCCGGTAAGGCCCTATCGCGGCAACGGCCGGCCCGAAGCCGCCTTCGTCATCGAGCGCATGGTCGATCTCGCCGCGCGCCAACTCGGCATCGACGGCGTCGAGCTGCGCAAGCGCAATTTCATCACGCCGAGCGCCATGCCCTACAAGACCGCCCTCACCTTCACCTATGACAGCGGCGATTTCGAAAAGGCCACCGACATGGCGGTCGAGATGGCCGACGTGAAGGGCTTTGCCGCGCGCAAGGCGGAGGCGCAGAAGCGCGGCAAGCTGCGCGGCCTCGGCCTCTCCTACACCATCGAGCGCGCCGGCGCGGCCAGCCTCGAAGGCGCCGAGGTGCGCATCGACAAGTCCGGCACGGCGACGCTGTTCTCAGGCTCCAACAGCCAGGGCCAGGGCCACGAGACCGTGTTCAAGCAACTGGTCTGCGACCGCCTCGGCCTCGATCCCAACGAGGCCTATTACATTCAGGGCGATACCGACGAAGTGTTCTTCGGCGAAGGCACCGGCGGCTCGCGCTCATCGAGTCTGGCGGGATCCGCCTTCCATCTCGCCACCGAGAAGATCGTCACCAAGGCGCGGGCGATCGCCGCGCATATGCTGCAGATCGAGGAAGCGGACCTCAAGTTCGACGAAGGCGTGTTCTCGTCGACCAAGACGAACCGCACGCTGACGATCAAGGAACTGGCCGCGGCCGCGCTCGAGCCGAAGAACGTGCCCAAAGGCATGGAGCCCGGCCTTCTCGCCAACGCGATCTACACCGCGCCGGTCGCCAACTATCCGAACGGCTGCCACATCTGCGAGGTCGAGATCGATCCGGAGACCGGCAAGACCGACATCGTGCGCTACAACGTCGTCGACGACGTCGGCACCGTGCTCAATCCCAAGCTGCTGCACGGGCAGATCCACGGCGGCATCGCTCAGGGCGCCGGCCAGGTGCTGATGGAGGACATCCACTTCGACGCCTCCGGTCAGCTCGTGACGGCCTCGTTCCAGGACTACGCCATGCCGCATGCGCACGACTTCCCCGATATGGAGGTCGAGAGCTGCCCGGCGCCGACGCCGACCAATCCGCTCGGCGTCAAGGGCGCGGGCGAAGCCGGCGCGGTCGGCGCGATGCCCGCGGTCAGCAACGCCATCGTCGATGCGCTTGCGGAATTCGGCGTCACGCATATCGAGATGCCGGCGACGCCAGAGCGCGTGTGGCGGGCGATACAGCGCTAACCCGTCATTCCGGGGCGT from Pseudolabrys taiwanensis includes:
- a CDS encoding xanthine dehydrogenase family protein molybdopterin-binding subunit — translated: MGEFAVGQGVSRFEDPRLLRGGGRYIDDLKLPGMAHGVVVRAQHAHAKIVGIDTTAAKAAPGVLAVLTAADIKAAGLADIPVPGGLKRRDGTPMYKPRYPILAETHVRWVGDAVAFVVAETVAQAQDAAEMVVVDYDELPAVVSTAEAPKPGTPKVWADAPDNICFVELIGDKAATDAAFANAAHVVKGEFVINRVTAATMEPRGAAGHYNAADGRYTFYGPMQRPHPTRTELAQVMRVPESKIRIVTGDTGGSFGMKSPIFNETPLVLLASKLTGRPVKWISTRTEAFLSDAQARDNITTAELALDKDGMFLGLRVQTIAAIGAYLQTATPAFVLNAGTLAGVYRTPAIHVDITAVYTHTNPVRPYRGNGRPEAAFVIERMVDLAARQLGIDGVELRKRNFITPSAMPYKTALTFTYDSGDFEKATDMAVEMADVKGFAARKAEAQKRGKLRGLGLSYTIERAGAASLEGAEVRIDKSGTATLFSGSNSQGQGHETVFKQLVCDRLGLDPNEAYYIQGDTDEVFFGEGTGGSRSSSLAGSAFHLATEKIVTKARAIAAHMLQIEEADLKFDEGVFSSTKTNRTLTIKELAAAALEPKNVPKGMEPGLLANAIYTAPVANYPNGCHICEVEIDPETGKTDIVRYNVVDDVGTVLNPKLLHGQIHGGIAQGAGQVLMEDIHFDASGQLVTASFQDYAMPHAHDFPDMEVESCPAPTPTNPLGVKGAGEAGAVGAMPAVSNAIVDALAEFGVTHIEMPATPERVWRAIQR